Proteins encoded within one genomic window of Gadus macrocephalus chromosome 16, ASM3116895v1:
- the nyap2a gene encoding neuronal tyrosine-phosphorylated phosphoinositide-3-kinase adapter 2 isoform X3, with amino-acid sequence MTTRGSPEQEESCTRFCQYIEDNSLRTYDGLVIQNASDIAREHDRVRNETNWAYLQEKHQKKRWQDEAVRRIGDDVTMATESSYSGKHFRMGFMTMPASQERLPAPCSQGFTVRSQSLHSVGGGDDDDPNARKHPPPKPKRDPNTRLSTSSEAVNGAPGTSDDSLEILEARGKFQPYNDESKKMPPPKPKRDPNTQLSTSFDESYIVYNHGNKKSSLPRDKGSTRSQSPLSRDTDGEEPVYIEMVGNIHRDLRGQEAPEDDQSEGVYEEMKYTMLDELMQDSKWDNSCQTVVLEPDFLFPPQGSLSDIPAPFPNLLTHRPPLLVFPPAPAQCSPNSDESPLTPLEVTRLPMLEHVGVPPETPKKSSHRRKSKDRERDTIAPSGRSSAPPLASNLYNSSGPSHSGQGYPRSHSACPSPVSMGRCLTPLTLKRPPPYDSLMAGGSMPRSHKSQDGANKLHNSNSANGSLQNVSARSRTPTSPLEEVSKGSTGRKGREGDAESRTGCRLGRSASTSGVPTPGGTPQRSAPHPALSQMPWICGDATMMQMIEKKRVLCGEIKCRQGTEKSLYKQDSMPILPSWKRRQPPPYPSTKTAVIWDTAI; translated from the exons ATGACAACCAGAGGTAGTCCGGAGCAAGAAGAATCCTGCACCAGGTTCTGTCAGTACATCGAGGACAACAGCCTTCGCACATACGATGGTCTGGTGATCCAGAACGCCTCGGACATCGCCCGGGAACATGACCGCGTACGGAATGAAACCAACTGGGCCTATCTGCAGGAAAAACACCAGAAGAAGAGATGGCAGGATGAAGCTGTTAGGAg GATTGGCGATGATGTTACCATGGCGACGGAGTCGTCCTACTCGGGGAAGCACTTTCGGATGGGGTTCATGACCATGCCGGCTTCCCAGGAGAGGCTTCCCGCCCCCTGCAGTCAGGGCTTCACCGTGCGCTCCCAGTCCCTCCACTCGGTGGGCGGAGGAGACGACGACGACCCCAACGCCCGCAAGCACCCGCCCCCTAAACCCAAGAGAGACCCAAACACCAGGCTCAGCACGAGCTCTGAGGCCGTTAACGGGGCACCGGGAACCTCGGATGACTCCCTAGAGATCCTGGAAGCCAGGG GTAAGTTCCAGCCTTACAATGACGAGAGCAAGAAGATGCCACCTCCCAAACCAAAACGAGACCCCAACACTCAGCTTAGTACATCCTTTGACGAGTCTTACATCGTTTACAACCATGGCAACAAAAAGTCTTCTTTGCCAAGGGACAAAGGTTCTACTCGAAGCCAGAGTCCACTATCCAGAGACACTGATGGGGAGGAGCCTGTTTACATTGAGATGGTGGGGAACATCCACAGAGACCTCAGGGGCCAAGAGGCCCCGGAAGATGACCAGAGTGAGGGTGTTTATGAGGAGATGAAGTACACCATGTTGGATGAACTCATGCAGGACTCCAAATGGGACAACAGTTGCCAGACGGTCGTACTGGAGCCAGACTTTTTGTTCCCTCCCCAGGGATCTCTCTCTGATATCCCCGCACCTTTCCCCAATCTTCTAACCCACCGCCCCCCTCTCCTTGTATTCCCCCCGGCTCCTGCACAGTGCTCACCAAACTCTGACGAGTCTCCGCTCACTCCCTTAGAGGTCACCAGACTGCCCATGTTGGAACATGTGGGTGTCCCCCCTGAGACACCGAAGAAGTCGTCCCACCGCCGTAAAAGCAAAGACAGGGAAAGAGACACCATCGCCCCGTCTGGCCGTTCATCTGCCCCACCACTTGCCTCCAACCTCTATAATTCATCTGGCCCCTCCCACAGTGGTCAGGGTTACCCCCGCAGCCATTCGGCATGTCCCTCCCCTGTTAGCATGGGACGCTGCCTCACCCCTCTCACTTTAAAGCGTCCCCCCCCTTACGATAGTTTGATGGCAGGAGGAAGCATGCCACGCTCGCATAAGTCCCAAGATGGAGCTAATAAACTCCATAACTCCAACTCTGCCAACGGCTCCCTGCAAAATGTTTCTGCAAGGTCGCGAACCCCAACAAGCCCCCTGGAGGAAGTGAGTAAAGGATCAACAGGGAgaaaaggaagggagggagatg CAGAGTCCAGGACTGGGTGCAGACTGGGACGCTCAGCATCCACATCGGGAGTGCCCACCCCAGGTGGGACGCCTCAGCGCTCCGCCCCTCACCCGGCCCTCAGCCAG ATGCCGTGGATTTGTGGCGATGCTACTATGATGCAGATGATCGAGAAGAAGAGAGTTCTGTGTGGAGAAATCAAGTGTCGTCAGGGAACAGAGAAGAGCCTGTATAAGCAGGACAGCATGCCCATCTTGCCCAGTTGGAAGAGAAGGCAGCCTCCACCCTACCCTTCTACCAAAACTGCTGTCATCTGGGATACTGCTATATGA
- the sst1.1 gene encoding somatostatin 1, tandem duplicate 1: MMSVRSTLLLLSCAAMLSGSSAAPSDTKLRQLLQRSLLAPMPGQEETVRYTLAQLLSELAQAENEALGTDDQDDERMDLERAAGPMMAPRERKAGCKNFFWKTFTSC, from the exons ATGATGTCGGTCCGCTCCAccctgctgctgctctcctGTGCCGCGATGCTCAGCGGCTCCTCGGCAGCGCCGAGCGACACCAAGCTGCGGCAACTCCTGCAGAGATCCCTGCTGGCTCCGATGCCAGGCCAAGAG GAAACCGTTCGCTACACGCTCGCGCAGCTGTTGTCGGAGCTCGCGCAGGCGGAGAACGAAGCGCTCGGGACGGATGATCAGGACGACGAGCGCATGGATCTGGAGCGCGCCGCCGGTCCAATGATGGCTCCCCGCGAGCGCAAAGCTGGATGCAAAAACTTCTTCTGGAAAACTTTTACATCGTGTTGA
- the nyap2a gene encoding neuronal tyrosine-phosphorylated phosphoinositide-3-kinase adapter 2 isoform X2, whose amino-acid sequence MEGWREMRVKGIPLTRNSSVVMTTRGSPEQEESCTRFCQYIEDNSLRTYDGLVIQNASDIAREHDRVRNETNWAYLQEKHQKKRWQDEAVRRIGDDVTMATESSYSGKHFRMGFMTMPASQERLPAPCSQGFTVRSQSLHSVGGGDDDDPNARKHPPPKPKRDPNTRLSTSSEAVNGAPGTSDDSLEILEARGKFQPYNDESKKMPPPKPKRDPNTQLSTSFDESYIVYNHGNKKSSLPRDKGSTRSQSPLSRDTDGEEPVYIEMVGNIHRDLRGQEAPEDDQSEGVYEEMKYTMLDELMQDSKWDNSCQTVVLEPDFLFPPQGSLSDIPAPFPNLLTHRPPLLVFPPAPAQCSPNSDESPLTPLEVTRLPMLEHVGVPPETPKKSSHRRKSKDRERDTIAPSGRSSAPPLASNLYNSSGPSHSGQGYPRSHSACPSPVSMGRCLTPLTLKRPPPYDSLMAGGSMPRSHKSQDGANKLHNSNSANGSLQNVSARSRTPTSPLEEVSKGSTGRKGREGDESRTGCRLGRSASTSGVPTPGGTPQRSAPHPALSQMPWICGDATMMQMIEKKRVLCGEIKCRQGTEKSLYKQDSMPILPSWKRRQPPPYPSTKTAVIWDTAI is encoded by the exons atggagggatggagagagatgagggTTAAGGGGATACCACTAACAAGGAATAGTAG TGTTGTCATGACAACCAGAGGTAGTCCGGAGCAAGAAGAATCCTGCACCAGGTTCTGTCAGTACATCGAGGACAACAGCCTTCGCACATACGATGGTCTGGTGATCCAGAACGCCTCGGACATCGCCCGGGAACATGACCGCGTACGGAATGAAACCAACTGGGCCTATCTGCAGGAAAAACACCAGAAGAAGAGATGGCAGGATGAAGCTGTTAGGAg GATTGGCGATGATGTTACCATGGCGACGGAGTCGTCCTACTCGGGGAAGCACTTTCGGATGGGGTTCATGACCATGCCGGCTTCCCAGGAGAGGCTTCCCGCCCCCTGCAGTCAGGGCTTCACCGTGCGCTCCCAGTCCCTCCACTCGGTGGGCGGAGGAGACGACGACGACCCCAACGCCCGCAAGCACCCGCCCCCTAAACCCAAGAGAGACCCAAACACCAGGCTCAGCACGAGCTCTGAGGCCGTTAACGGGGCACCGGGAACCTCGGATGACTCCCTAGAGATCCTGGAAGCCAGGG GTAAGTTCCAGCCTTACAATGACGAGAGCAAGAAGATGCCACCTCCCAAACCAAAACGAGACCCCAACACTCAGCTTAGTACATCCTTTGACGAGTCTTACATCGTTTACAACCATGGCAACAAAAAGTCTTCTTTGCCAAGGGACAAAGGTTCTACTCGAAGCCAGAGTCCACTATCCAGAGACACTGATGGGGAGGAGCCTGTTTACATTGAGATGGTGGGGAACATCCACAGAGACCTCAGGGGCCAAGAGGCCCCGGAAGATGACCAGAGTGAGGGTGTTTATGAGGAGATGAAGTACACCATGTTGGATGAACTCATGCAGGACTCCAAATGGGACAACAGTTGCCAGACGGTCGTACTGGAGCCAGACTTTTTGTTCCCTCCCCAGGGATCTCTCTCTGATATCCCCGCACCTTTCCCCAATCTTCTAACCCACCGCCCCCCTCTCCTTGTATTCCCCCCGGCTCCTGCACAGTGCTCACCAAACTCTGACGAGTCTCCGCTCACTCCCTTAGAGGTCACCAGACTGCCCATGTTGGAACATGTGGGTGTCCCCCCTGAGACACCGAAGAAGTCGTCCCACCGCCGTAAAAGCAAAGACAGGGAAAGAGACACCATCGCCCCGTCTGGCCGTTCATCTGCCCCACCACTTGCCTCCAACCTCTATAATTCATCTGGCCCCTCCCACAGTGGTCAGGGTTACCCCCGCAGCCATTCGGCATGTCCCTCCCCTGTTAGCATGGGACGCTGCCTCACCCCTCTCACTTTAAAGCGTCCCCCCCCTTACGATAGTTTGATGGCAGGAGGAAGCATGCCACGCTCGCATAAGTCCCAAGATGGAGCTAATAAACTCCATAACTCCAACTCTGCCAACGGCTCCCTGCAAAATGTTTCTGCAAGGTCGCGAACCCCAACAAGCCCCCTGGAGGAAGTGAGTAAAGGATCAACAGGGAgaaaaggaagggagggagatg AGTCCAGGACTGGGTGCAGACTGGGACGCTCAGCATCCACATCGGGAGTGCCCACCCCAGGTGGGACGCCTCAGCGCTCCGCCCCTCACCCGGCCCTCAGCCAG ATGCCGTGGATTTGTGGCGATGCTACTATGATGCAGATGATCGAGAAGAAGAGAGTTCTGTGTGGAGAAATCAAGTGTCGTCAGGGAACAGAGAAGAGCCTGTATAAGCAGGACAGCATGCCCATCTTGCCCAGTTGGAAGAGAAGGCAGCCTCCACCCTACCCTTCTACCAAAACTGCTGTCATCTGGGATACTGCTATATGA
- the nyap2a gene encoding neuronal tyrosine-phosphorylated phosphoinositide-3-kinase adapter 2 isoform X1 — MEGWREMRVKGIPLTRNSSVVMTTRGSPEQEESCTRFCQYIEDNSLRTYDGLVIQNASDIAREHDRVRNETNWAYLQEKHQKKRWQDEAVRRIGDDVTMATESSYSGKHFRMGFMTMPASQERLPAPCSQGFTVRSQSLHSVGGGDDDDPNARKHPPPKPKRDPNTRLSTSSEAVNGAPGTSDDSLEILEARGKFQPYNDESKKMPPPKPKRDPNTQLSTSFDESYIVYNHGNKKSSLPRDKGSTRSQSPLSRDTDGEEPVYIEMVGNIHRDLRGQEAPEDDQSEGVYEEMKYTMLDELMQDSKWDNSCQTVVLEPDFLFPPQGSLSDIPAPFPNLLTHRPPLLVFPPAPAQCSPNSDESPLTPLEVTRLPMLEHVGVPPETPKKSSHRRKSKDRERDTIAPSGRSSAPPLASNLYNSSGPSHSGQGYPRSHSACPSPVSMGRCLTPLTLKRPPPYDSLMAGGSMPRSHKSQDGANKLHNSNSANGSLQNVSARSRTPTSPLEEVSKGSTGRKGREGDAESRTGCRLGRSASTSGVPTPGGTPQRSAPHPALSQMPWICGDATMMQMIEKKRVLCGEIKCRQGTEKSLYKQDSMPILPSWKRRQPPPYPSTKTAVIWDTAI; from the exons atggagggatggagagagatgagggTTAAGGGGATACCACTAACAAGGAATAGTAG TGTTGTCATGACAACCAGAGGTAGTCCGGAGCAAGAAGAATCCTGCACCAGGTTCTGTCAGTACATCGAGGACAACAGCCTTCGCACATACGATGGTCTGGTGATCCAGAACGCCTCGGACATCGCCCGGGAACATGACCGCGTACGGAATGAAACCAACTGGGCCTATCTGCAGGAAAAACACCAGAAGAAGAGATGGCAGGATGAAGCTGTTAGGAg GATTGGCGATGATGTTACCATGGCGACGGAGTCGTCCTACTCGGGGAAGCACTTTCGGATGGGGTTCATGACCATGCCGGCTTCCCAGGAGAGGCTTCCCGCCCCCTGCAGTCAGGGCTTCACCGTGCGCTCCCAGTCCCTCCACTCGGTGGGCGGAGGAGACGACGACGACCCCAACGCCCGCAAGCACCCGCCCCCTAAACCCAAGAGAGACCCAAACACCAGGCTCAGCACGAGCTCTGAGGCCGTTAACGGGGCACCGGGAACCTCGGATGACTCCCTAGAGATCCTGGAAGCCAGGG GTAAGTTCCAGCCTTACAATGACGAGAGCAAGAAGATGCCACCTCCCAAACCAAAACGAGACCCCAACACTCAGCTTAGTACATCCTTTGACGAGTCTTACATCGTTTACAACCATGGCAACAAAAAGTCTTCTTTGCCAAGGGACAAAGGTTCTACTCGAAGCCAGAGTCCACTATCCAGAGACACTGATGGGGAGGAGCCTGTTTACATTGAGATGGTGGGGAACATCCACAGAGACCTCAGGGGCCAAGAGGCCCCGGAAGATGACCAGAGTGAGGGTGTTTATGAGGAGATGAAGTACACCATGTTGGATGAACTCATGCAGGACTCCAAATGGGACAACAGTTGCCAGACGGTCGTACTGGAGCCAGACTTTTTGTTCCCTCCCCAGGGATCTCTCTCTGATATCCCCGCACCTTTCCCCAATCTTCTAACCCACCGCCCCCCTCTCCTTGTATTCCCCCCGGCTCCTGCACAGTGCTCACCAAACTCTGACGAGTCTCCGCTCACTCCCTTAGAGGTCACCAGACTGCCCATGTTGGAACATGTGGGTGTCCCCCCTGAGACACCGAAGAAGTCGTCCCACCGCCGTAAAAGCAAAGACAGGGAAAGAGACACCATCGCCCCGTCTGGCCGTTCATCTGCCCCACCACTTGCCTCCAACCTCTATAATTCATCTGGCCCCTCCCACAGTGGTCAGGGTTACCCCCGCAGCCATTCGGCATGTCCCTCCCCTGTTAGCATGGGACGCTGCCTCACCCCTCTCACTTTAAAGCGTCCCCCCCCTTACGATAGTTTGATGGCAGGAGGAAGCATGCCACGCTCGCATAAGTCCCAAGATGGAGCTAATAAACTCCATAACTCCAACTCTGCCAACGGCTCCCTGCAAAATGTTTCTGCAAGGTCGCGAACCCCAACAAGCCCCCTGGAGGAAGTGAGTAAAGGATCAACAGGGAgaaaaggaagggagggagatg CAGAGTCCAGGACTGGGTGCAGACTGGGACGCTCAGCATCCACATCGGGAGTGCCCACCCCAGGTGGGACGCCTCAGCGCTCCGCCCCTCACCCGGCCCTCAGCCAG ATGCCGTGGATTTGTGGCGATGCTACTATGATGCAGATGATCGAGAAGAAGAGAGTTCTGTGTGGAGAAATCAAGTGTCGTCAGGGAACAGAGAAGAGCCTGTATAAGCAGGACAGCATGCCCATCTTGCCCAGTTGGAAGAGAAGGCAGCCTCCACCCTACCCTTCTACCAAAACTGCTGTCATCTGGGATACTGCTATATGA